The region TGAAATGCCTGAGCCTATTTTATTAAGTCAGATTTTTGCCAAGCTTACTTCTTTAGGACGTATTCATCCCGTTTCTACAGGTGTTGAACCCTCGTAAATTGGCTACGGTATTGTAATTAAAGTTAGGTTTTGTGTTCAGTCAAAAACCCAAAGGTTTGATGAGGAAAGCAGTCTCAATCAAATAAATTTCATCGCCAAGCATGAAAAAGCATATAAACACCCTCAGACTGATAGTCTGCCATTTAGTCTAAATTCCAGTAATTATATGCTTTTTCATTTGCATTGTTGTAAATTCCAACTTACGAATCAATTAGATTCTACAGCTATTTTTGCTTAATCCCAAATAGTTCTAAACCCTTGCGAGACTCTGTTAAAAAACGCTTTTCTATGGCGCGATATTGAGGTGATGATACATTTTCAATGGTATTATCTAGATGCCAAGCTGCAACTAACTTTTGATTACGGAAACCATATCTGTGGAAATCTTCAGCACTGACGTGAATTAATTTTCCATTTTTATATTTTAATACAGCAACATCTAGAGCGTCATTTTCACTGCCACCAGAGACTTCAACACTTTGGATATATAAAGATATTGGCTTACCCTTAACTTGGCAAAGATTATATATAAGAATACCTTTTTTCCTTTTTTGGAGAGGGCAGTTTTTTGGCTCCACATCGCCTTGGAAGTGTTTCTCAGTGACGAAGGATTTATTGGTTGCGAAAGATGGCAAACTTGTAGATAGTAGCAAAGATGAAATTGTCAAAAATTTCAGTAAGTTATTCATATTTTAATGTCTAAATTTTATCCTAATTACAGAAGTATTATAGCTAAATATGCTATAGCTTTATTCAGCAATTATACTGAATAATTGATTTATTCGCTCCTAGATATTCCTGGTTTTTCTAGATTTTTGAATAATATCAATCCAGAAAATATTTGCAGTAGATAGGCAATTAAAAATAAAATTATAGCTATAGCAATCCTAAATGATTTATAAACATCTTTCTCCCTTGTCTACCCTGTCATCCGGGTCTCTCTTGTTTCTGTTGTTCACATATCAAATAGAAATGCTATACCAATTTGGTATGACAATTTAATGACTTTAGTCATAGAGCAATCAGAAATTATTAGTGACTTTAGTCATAGAAGAAAACAGTCCGTTTTAGCTGATAATAAATTGCAAACTTAAAATTTTTTGCTTATATAGTCACTATAGCGATGGTATAAGATTAAGCCATTTAAAATCCGAGCATTTAGGTGCTGGAACTTAGATAACTAGCTTGGTAGCCATTTTGGACAACGGACACAGTTATGAAACTTGATACATCAAACCCTGTAGATTCATCAGCTCTACCCTTAGAACAGAAACAGCGAAAAAAGTATAATTGGTTACTTTGGCTGCTATTGCTCGGTCTGTTGGGTGGAATTGGCTATGGAGTTTATTATCGAGTGGCGGTAGTGCCGCGCCAAGAAGCTAGGCAAAAAATATTGACCCAATCGGTAGAAAGACGAAATTTAGCGATCGCAGTTTCGGCTAATGGTACAGTCAAACCAGAACGCTCTATTAATGTTAGTCCCAAAAATTCGGGTGTACTCAAAACCCTGCTAGTTAAAGAAGGAGATTCGGTCAAAAAAGGACAAATTCTCGCTTATATGGATGATTCCAACCTGCGGGGTAGTTTGGTGCAAGCCCAAGGACAGTTAGCCCAAGCCGAAGCAAATCTCCAAAAAGCCCAAGCCGGGAATCGTCCTCAAGATATCGCCCAAGCCCAAGCCCAACTCGACGAAGCCGAAGCAAATCTGCAAAAAGTCGAAGCCGGGAACCGTCCCCAAGATATCGCCCAAGCCCAAGCAAGGCTAAGAAGCGCCCAAGCCAACTTAGTCCAAGCCGAAGATGATTTAAAGCGTAATCAACAACTATACAACTCCGGGGCTATTTCTCTGCAAACAGTTATTCAAAAACGGTCAACCCGTGATAGCGCCCAAGCCCAAGTTAATGAAGCACAACAAGCATTAGCACTGCAACAAGCTGGTTCACGTTCAGAAGATATTCAACAAGCTAGGGCGACTGTAAAACAGCGAGAAGAAGCTTTAGCATTACTCAAAGCCGGAAACCGCCCAGAAGATATTGAAGTCGCCCGCGCTCAAGTTATTTCCGCCCGTGGTTCACTGCAAAACATCCAAGCCCAAATCAACGACACCATCATCCGCGCCCCCTTTGATGGTGTAGTCACACAAAAATTCTCTGATCCTGGTGCTTTTGTGACTCCCACCACTTCCGGGAGTGCTGTTTCTTCCGCTACTTCTTCATCGATTTTGGCTTTAGCTTCCGTGAATGAAGTTGTTGCTAATTTATCAGAATCGAATATTGCCAAAATTCGCCTTGGTCAACCAGTGACAATTAAAGCTGATGCTTACCCAGGAAAGTTTTTTGAAGGAAAAGTCAGTCAAATTGCGGCTCAAGCCACCGTCGAGCAGAACGTGACTAGTTTTCAGGTGAAAGCATCTCTTTCTGACCCAGAAAACCTACTCCGGTCGGGGATGAATGTCGATACAGAATTTCAAGTTGGTGAGCTAGAAAATGCTTTAGTCGTCCCCACAGCCTCAGTTGTGCGCCGAGAAAGAGCCACAGGCGTGTATGTTTTAGGCGCAAATGAGCAACCTATATTCACCCGCATTGAAACTGGCGTGACTGTGAATAATTTTACAGAGGTGAAGTCTGGATTAACAGGTGATGAAAAAGTCTTGCTGAGTTTCCCCCCTGGTTCAAGACCCCAGTCAACGCCAAGGGGAGGTGTATTTCCTGGTGTTGGTGGTGGTGGAGGTCGTTCTTCTGGTGGCGGTGGGCGTTCTGGTCAGTAATGTTGGGAGACAAGGGGGATGAGGGGACGAAGGGGACAAGGGGGACAAGGGGGACAAGGGGGACAAGGGGGACAAGGGGGACAAGGGGGACAAGGGGGACAAGGGGGACAAGGGAGATAAGGGAGATAAGGGAGAGATATATGTGAATGGTTGGTGAGCGAAGTCGAACCACTGCCTCCTGCCTTTTCCAAACTACAAATATTTACGCCATTCTATTTAATATGCTTCAGAGTTTATCTAAAATTCCCAAAATTCAAAAAAGACCTAGTAAGTCTACAGTGCCGTTGACTGAAATCATATCAATGGCTGTAGAAACGCTATGGAATAATAAATTACGCACAGGACTGACGATGCTAGGGGTGGTTATTGGTATTGCGTCTGTAATTGCGATTACTTCTGTGGGTCAAGGGGTGCAGAAAAGTGTTGAAAACCAAATCCAAGCACTAGGAACAAATGTATTGCAAGTTTTAGCGGGTGCAGCCAGGAGTGGAAATATCCGTCAAGGCGTTGGTTCTACCAGTACTTTAACTTGGGAAGATGCTAAAGCGATCGCTCAACAAGCCCCATCAGTCGATTTAGTTTCGGCATATCTGCAAAGAAATGCTCAAGTAGTATACGGTGGCGAAAATACTTCCACTACAATCTACGGTACAGATTTAAATTATCCCGATGCACGCAATACTCATCCCCAAGAAGGGCGATTTTTTACCCAAGAAGAACTCGATTCTAATAAGCAAGTGGCGGTGATTGGCCCGACAGTCAAAAGGACATTATTTGGCAATAGTACTCAAGTCATTGGTGAGCAAATTCGCATTCAAGGAGAGACTTATGAAATAATTGGCATCATGGAACCGAAAGGCGCTCAAGGGCCGATGGATAGAGATGACCAAATTTTTATTCCCTTAACTAGTATGTCGGGGAGACTAGTAGGAAATAATGCTTTAACTGGTGTTTCGGTGAGTGGAATTTTAATCAAATCTAGTAATCAAGATAAGTTAGAAGCAGCGCAATTTCAAGTGACTAATATTTTGCGCTTGCGGCATGAAATTTATCCACCGCAAGCTGATGATTTTCGGATTACGAATCAAGCTGATATTGTGAGTACATTTACTAATGTTGTTGGTTTATTTACAATTATGGTGGTAGCGATCGCCGGAATTTCTCTCGTGGTCGGTGGTATCGGAATTGCCAATATTATGCTAGTTTCCGTAGTAGAAAGAACCAGAGAAATTGGCATTCGTAAAGCCGTCGGGGCAACTAATTCAGCGATTCTCAATCAATTTTTAGCCGAGGCGATCGTGATTTCGATTGTCGGTGGCGGTATTGGTATGGGCAGTGGTATTTTAATTGCCTTTGGTGCATCAAGTATTTTTAAATTTCCTTTTGTAATTTCTGTGGCATCAGTAGTTGTTGGTTTTGGACTTTCGTTATCTGTTGGCCTAGTTGCTGGTGTGATTCCGGCTCGTAATGCGGCGAAATTAGACCCGATTACAGCTTTAAGAAGCGACTAATTTGAGAAATAAAAGCTTTTCTCTTGTCTCCCTTGTCCTCCTTGTCTCCCTTGTCTCTTCTATTCATATATTAAATAAAAATACTCCCTAACTAATATTTTTACTCAGCACTCAGCACTCACTACTCAGCACTAAAAATTATGACCACAATGATTTGGATGGAATCTATTACAAAAACATACAAACTCGGAGAAATGAGCGTTCCGATTCTCAAAGGTATTCACTTATCAATTGAAGAGGGTGAATATGTCGCAATTATGGGTGCGTCAGGTTCAGGTAAATCTACACTCATGAACATTTTGGGCTGTTTAGATAGACCTACTAATGGAAATTATATTTTTGAAGGCAGAAACTTAACTACTTTTGATGATGATGAATTAGCTTATATCCGCAATCAAAGGATAGGTTTTGTGTTCCAACAATTTAATTTATTAGCAAGAGCAACAGCACTAGAAAATGTGATGTTACCGATGGTTTATGCTAACTTACCCAAACACAAACGCCGCGAAAGAGCCTTGTCAGCTTTAACAAAAGTAGGACTAGCTGAACGCATTCTCAACCGTCCCAGTCAACTGTCTGGAGGACAACAACAACGAGTTGCGATCGCGCGTGCTTTAGTTAATCGACCAGCATTAGTTTTAGCAGATGAACCAACAGGTGCATTAGATACAGAAACTTCTTATGAAGTGATGAATTTGCTCACAGAATTAAATGAGCAAGGTATCACTATTGTGATTGTTACCCATGAACCAGATATTGCAGCGCAAACAAAAAGAACCATCCGCGTCCAAGATGGTTTAATTGTTGGTTGATTTGGGTGATTACAAAATAATTAACCGCAGATAAACGTGGATGCACGCGGATATCATTCTCTCAGGTGATAGTCAGACAAAATTACGTAATTTAAACTTTATTAACCACTCCTATTCCCTACTCCCCACTCCCTACTCCCTATGCTATCTTCAGTGCATTCTACTTGGTTTGTTGTAGCGATCGCTCTGTTAATTTCTGCTGTACCAAAGAGTGTTGATGCTCAAACTTCACCGCAAACAACACCACAAATTCCCGCAGAAAACTTAAATCCTAGTGCCAATCCTTTACAATTTCCGACTAAACCAGAAGAGGTACAGATTCAAAAAACTGTACCTTTGAGTTTGACACAGGCTTTAGAATTAGCCAGACGCAATAATCGTAATTTACAAGTCACAATTTTAGAGTTAGAACGCAGTCGTGCAGCACTGAGAGAATCTCAAGCGAGCTTGTTTCCTAGTCTTGATATCAACGGGAATGTAACTAACAGTGGTAATGGTTTTAGTAGCAACTCTTCTCAACCAAGTACCTCTTTTAACGGTACAGCACAACTGAATTATGACCTCTACACATCCGGTAATCGTCAAGCGGTTATCAAAGAGGCCGAAGAACAGTTACGCATCGATGAGTTAGATGTGGAAAACCAATCTAGAGAAATTGAACTGAATGTCAAAACTCAATACTATAATTTGCAGCAAGCTGATGAACAAGTCAGAATTAATCAATCTGCGGTAGCAAATGCTCAAGCCAGTTTACAAGATGCTCAAGCCAGAGAAAGAGCAGGTGTAGGGACAAGATTTGATGTCCTACAAGCTCAAGTAAACTTGGCTAACGCCCAACAAGACTTGACTAATTCCCTATCAGATCAACAAATTGCCCGTCGTCAACTTGGGACATTGCTCAGTTTACCCCAGTCAGTAGATATCACAGCCGCAGATGCAGTGGCATTAGTAGGACTTTGGCAACCAACCTTAGAACAAAGTATAGTTGAAGCTTTTCAAAATCGACCCGAATTGCGCCAACAAATAGCCCAAAGAAATATCTCCGAACAACAACGACGACAAGCAATAGCACAAGTCAGACCGCAAGTAAGTTTAGTCACAAGTTATAACTTACTCGATCGCTTTAACGATACTGCCAGCGTCACTGATGGTTATTCTATTGGTTTGCAAGCCAGTATGAATTTATTTGATGGCGGCGCAGCTAAAGCTAGGGCAGCGCAGGCTAAAACTAATATAGCGATCGCAGAAACTCAATTTGCCAATCAGCGCGACCAAATTCGCTTTAATGTTGAACAATACTACACTCAACTACGCTCTAATTTAGATAATGTGCAGACTTCGGCTGTGGGTTTAGAACAAGCTAGAGAAGCATTGAATATTGCCCGAATTAGATATCAAGCTGGTGTTGGTACGCAAACAGAAGTTATTGAGGCAGAAAATGACTTAACCAGAGCCGAAGGTAATCGAGTCACCGCAATTTTAAATTACAACCGAGCTTTGGCCAATCTCCAACGCGCCGTTAGTGCTAGAGCCTCGCGCTAGGTATGTCAGTAGTTTAGCTAGATATCGATCTTCCATCTGAGCCTAAATATCTAGTACAGATCGGCGTAAATAAACCGACGGCGCTCAGTGACCATAAGGAATTGCTAAAAGGGTTGTAGGATCACTATTCTTTCTTTTTCCTTTTGACCTTTTACTTTTGCCTTGTTGTACTAGATATTGTTACCCTAGCTGACAGCAAATGCAGTCATCAGTGTCAGAGCAACAAACATAACAGCTACTATCCCCTGGATGATGTAGCGTTGTTGTTGTTCTGGAGAGGGATACTCTGCCAAGGACATCACAGGTTGAATAGCGTAGGTATTTATCATTCCCTCATCATCTACTGTGTAGCCATTTGCAAGCGGCACATTCAGCAATTGATTGCCTTCTCTGTTTATATGCGCTTGAACTTCAGCCGGGATTAACTCGCTGCCATCACTACGAAGATTGGCAATTGCTTTCTTCGGTTTTTTTCCCGCTTTTAACTCCCCAGCTTGATTGAAGTGCATTTCCAATGGTTCACAGATGTACACCTCAGATTCAATAAAGAAGCTGTTAGCAGTTATACAATTCTCTGGGTTGAGGGTCTTCCCTTCTTTATCGGTGTAGAGCATGGGCTTTACCTCATTTTTAAGTTCTATATAAATATTATAACAAATTATTTACATAAATACAACATTTATGATATTATTTCTAGGTTTTTATTGGGTTAATAGACTTTTGTCAAAGTTCTGTCTATAAATCTGCAATTCATATTGCACCCAAGAATAAAAACAAAGAAACCCTGCTATTTCAGGGGTTCAGAGGATTATGCAGATGGGATATTCAGGAACTTGTCAGATGTGCCAAATTGCCCCAAGCTTGTTCTATCGGATCAAGCCCAGTTCCATAAGTTCTTGAGGAGATGCCAGCACATCAATTGCCACAAAGAAAATCTTGCCTTGCGGGTTGAGCAAAAACCGCCATGCTAGATTTATGCCAATACTGTCACTAAACCAAGGCGTTTGGACTTTACCCATCACCTTAGTCTGGGTGAATTCTCCTGCTGCTGATTCCGTTACCCCTCGCTCTGGTATGAGCTTGAGTCCATAGCATTCTTCACGCATATAAGCGAGGATGTTCTTTTGACCCACAATCGGTTCCTGGAAAGGAGGTTGCAAGGCACCATCTTCAGTAAATAAAGCCACAGCCCCTTGAAAGTCAAAGGCGTTCATATTCTCCATGTAGCTGAGAACGGTTAAGTTATCGATGCCCTCAATGCTGACTTTAGCTCTGGGTGCGATGTCTTGAGGTGGAACCACAGGTTGTTTGACGTTTTGCTCGCTAACCTTTGAGTTATACCCCATATTAACGACAATATTTTGTAATACGGTGAGTTGCTGACCGCCTTCAAGTTGACGGATGGCTTCGAGAACATCTGAGGCCTGTGGAGAAAGTTTATAACCTTCTGGAATCGGGGCAACGATTCCTAGTTTCATCCACTCGCCTAACTCATACCAGAAGCCTAACTTGATGTTTGTGCCGAAAGATGAATAGGTACGGCAGATAGGAGTATCAGTATGGTTCACTAGATCGCACATCATTTGTGTTTGCTTATCCGCAGACATCTGCTTAATTTGCGTCAGAGTTTTTTCTGCAAAGACCATATTAGCTGCTCCCATAGCAGCAGGAGTGATTGTAACTCCCATCTCGGTATAAGCAAACCAAAGCAAAGCTAACTGATCCTCAGCACTGAGTTGATTGCATGATTCAACCGTAGCCGGCACCACATTAGCAACTGGAGTGTCGGGAAAAATAGAGCGTGCAGACTCGATAGTAAAGGACATCTTTCAAAATCTCCAGAACGAAATTAGGTTAATTGATTGATCGTGTTTTACATTTCTGTAAGTATTGCCATATCTAGAAATAAGCGATGTCTTTATCTACAAAGCATCGCTCACCAATAGCAGATTTATTGTCAGGTGTTAGCTAGAGAAATAATTAGCAGACTCTAAGAGATCATTGTGTTGTCTTCCATCAGGCATTTTTGCTCCCCGCAGATTTGCCCTACTGAAATTTGCTCCTTTGAGTCCAGCCCAGTTTAAATTAGCATTGCTTAAATCAGCGCCGCTCAAATCTGCATTACTTAAATGTGCGCCACTCAAGTCTATTCCACTCAAATTTGCGTTAGTTAGGCTGATGCCTCTCCAGTCTGCCTCTCTAAAATTTCTTTCTCCGTTGGCATATCGTCTTAAAACTTCATTGGCATCCATATTGGTTGCCTCACAACGTATAGCGTTATCGCTGTTTATACATCTACTATAACTCATAATGTGCTATTAAAACATCACAAGTTCACTTTGGGCGATCGCTTCTTTTGCGTTTTTCCAGCCGACAAAGCTAGGTGGAAATCCCCGCACATTCTCATAGCCTAATAGGTGTAGTGTCATTACCCCCATTGCCGAGCGATAACCAGAGGAGCAGTACAATACCACAGGGCGATCGCGGGGAATTTGATTCAGATTTTGCGACAGAGTTCGCAGGGGAATATTAATTGCGTTAGGTATATGTCCAGATTGATACTCAGAAGTTTCTCGCACATCTATTAACATAGGTTGAGACTTCTTCAACAGGCTTTTTAACTCTTCGACAGAGGCGATCGTGTAATAGCCTGCGGGAATCGAAGTGAGAAAGCGATCAACTCCTGATTCTAGATTGGGGGGTTGAGAGATTGATTCAGCCTGTGTGAGATTTGCTGCTAGAGTTGGGCTAAATCCAACTCCAACCCAGAGGTAAAAACACATAGCAAATCCCAGGAATATGGTCTGAATTGATTTCTTAAATATCATATAGTTTTGCCATTTTTAGGGAGTAAATCAATTAAAGCTTCTGGTTTAACACGAGGCGATTTCTGTGTTTCATATAAGCAAAGTAACTAGCAATAATCATTAGAAATGCTGGAGCCGCAAGCCATAACCAGAAACCAGGAAGTAACTTGGTTAATAGAAGATGACTATAGGGATTACTACCATTTGGTAAGGCCAGCCAATATGCTGATATTGTTCCTGTAAAGCCGACAATAATGGCAATAAAAGCAGAAAATATGGAGAATTTGTATTTTTTTGTACAAACGATTTACAGGAAAACCAATAAAGCGGATTGGCTAAACAGCCAATAGCTGGAATTTGAAGAAAGAACAATCCAAGTATTCCCCAAATTGTAACTTCAGCCCCCTTCATAACAGAAATAAAACTTGTCTGCTTTGTCTGGTTGTCAACTATATCAAAAGCAAGTGCTGGCAAGCTAAGTCCTATTATGTAGAGCAACAAAGATATTCCCAATAGAACTAAGCGTTTATTAAATAAAAGTGGTTTTTTCATGGATGTATTTTAATTGCGATCGCGTCTTTACTATTAAGGCAAGATTCCTAACACCAGGATTGTTCTCCTGGAGGATTGTGTAGTAACTCCCGAATATTGGCTTCGATCACCCGATAGCCCACATTGCCGTTGAGTCTCTGCCGTCCTTCATTAAAAATTAGGGTGGGGCTGACTGTAACTGTCTGTTCTTTCACGAGCAACACCAAATACGGGGACAAAGTGGTGTGCGATCGCAATCTTGTCTTCAAAGGTGGTTTTTAACTCATCCAGACGAACCTGAGCAATATAAGCCCAAACGCAGAGAACATCGGAAAAGTAAAAAATCCGAATCGGTTCCATTTCACTTCATCCTTAGACCCACCAGGGCTGATTTCCAGTGCGAGGATCAGTTTCCGTCCAAGGCGAGATTAAAATACTGTTATCGATCACTGCAACCTGGACAATCTTAAGTGGTAGAGGAGCCGGGCCATGCACTACTGTACCATCTGGGGCATAGCGAGAACCATGACAGGGACATTGAAACTGCTGATCCAAGGGATTCCAGGGGAAGGTACAACCGAGGTGGGTGCAGTTATCGACAAGCCCAATATGATCTAGGGTGTGATCTTCTTTGACAATCAGATAGGTGGGTTCTCCTGCCAAACCGGCAACTAAGGCACGGGTTCCCGGTGCGTCAGCCAGAATTTGCGATGCTGGGATTTGTGTCCCTAGAATATCTTTGGCCAAAATAGCACCTCCAACCCCCGTTTTTTCTGCTGGAGCAATCAAGAATTTGCCAGCAGGATAGAGCGCAGCACCCGCAGTGACCGCGACGGTTGCTCCGGTAAGAAAGTTGAGGATTTGCCGTCTTGATAGGGATGGATTTTCGAGTGGAATACTAGTATCCATGTTCGTTAATTAGATATTCTGTCAAAGTAGTAGACATTTTTATTATACTACCATATAGTTATATTATTAAAACAATAAGTTTTCGTTGAGATAAGCAATATGTTATTCCGACAACTATTTGACGTAGAAACTAGTACATATACTTATTTAATTGCAGATTTAGTCACGAAAACAGGGATTTTGGTTGATCCGGTATTAGAACAAGTGGAGCGCGATCGCCAATTACTGCAAGAATTAGGAATAACGCTGAAATATTGTTTAGAAACCCACATCCACGCCGATCATATTACTGGCACAGCAAAACTGCGGGAAATAACAGGTTGTTTGGGAATTGTGCCAGAAAATGCCCAAGCTGGATGTGCCGATAGATTTATGAAAGATGGCGAAGTTATAGAATTAGGCAGCGTCAAAGTAGAAGCGATCGCCACCCTCGGCCATACTGATAGCCATAATGCCTATTTAGTGAACGGTACTCACCTACTCACCGGAGATTCATTATTTATTCGTGGTTGTGGAAGAACAGACTTTCAGAGTGGCAATGCTGGAATGATGTACGATGCTGTCACCCAAAAATTATTCACATTGCCCGACGAAACCTTAGTCTATCCTGGTCATGACTATCGTGGTCATACAGTTTCCACCATTGGCGAAGAAAAACAATTAAACCCTCGGTTTGCAGGACGTAACCGCGAAGAATTTATCCAGTTAATGGCAAACCTAAATTTACCCAACCCGAAAAAAATCATGGAAGCCGTACCCGCCAACCAACGCTGCGGTAACGTGGCGGCGTAATTAAGAAGGGGAGTAGGGAGTAGGGGGAAGAAATTTTTGTAACCTACTTGTCAATCCCATTTATAGAATCTCTGCGTGCTTTTCTTTGCGCCTACCCTGCGGGAACGCCAAGGACGAATGCGCGAAACACTCTGCGTTTAAAAATATTCCTCAAAGGTAAACAGTCATGACCACTTCTCATATACGCAAATTACAAACCATTGACGCTC is a window of Aulosira sp. FACHB-615 DNA encoding:
- the psb34 gene encoding photosystem II assembly protein Psb34 — protein: MLYTDKEGKTLNPENCITANSFFIESEVYICEPLEMHFNQAGELKAGKKPKKAIANLRSDGSELIPAEVQAHINREGNQLLNVPLANGYTVDDEGMINTYAIQPVMSLAEYPSPEQQQRYIIQGIVAVMFVALTLMTAFAVS
- the petC gene encoding cytochrome b6-f complex iron-sulfur subunit; this encodes MDTSIPLENPSLSRRQILNFLTGATVAVTAGAALYPAGKFLIAPAEKTGVGGAILAKDILGTQIPASQILADAPGTRALVAGLAGEPTYLIVKEDHTLDHIGLVDNCTHLGCTFPWNPLDQQFQCPCHGSRYAPDGTVVHGPAPLPLKIVQVAVIDNSILISPWTETDPRTGNQPWWV
- a CDS encoding ABC transporter ATP-binding protein; amino-acid sequence: MTTMIWMESITKTYKLGEMSVPILKGIHLSIEEGEYVAIMGASGSGKSTLMNILGCLDRPTNGNYIFEGRNLTTFDDDELAYIRNQRIGFVFQQFNLLARATALENVMLPMVYANLPKHKRRERALSALTKVGLAERILNRPSQLSGGQQQRVAIARALVNRPALVLADEPTGALDTETSYEVMNLLTELNEQGITIVIVTHEPDIAAQTKRTIRVQDGLIVG
- a CDS encoding ABC transporter permease, translated to MLQSLSKIPKIQKRPSKSTVPLTEIISMAVETLWNNKLRTGLTMLGVVIGIASVIAITSVGQGVQKSVENQIQALGTNVLQVLAGAARSGNIRQGVGSTSTLTWEDAKAIAQQAPSVDLVSAYLQRNAQVVYGGENTSTTIYGTDLNYPDARNTHPQEGRFFTQEELDSNKQVAVIGPTVKRTLFGNSTQVIGEQIRIQGETYEIIGIMEPKGAQGPMDRDDQIFIPLTSMSGRLVGNNALTGVSVSGILIKSSNQDKLEAAQFQVTNILRLRHEIYPPQADDFRITNQADIVSTFTNVVGLFTIMVVAIAGISLVVGGIGIANIMLVSVVERTREIGIRKAVGATNSAILNQFLAEAIVISIVGGGIGMGSGILIAFGASSIFKFPFVISVASVVVGFGLSLSVGLVAGVIPARNAAKLDPITALRSD
- a CDS encoding efflux RND transporter periplasmic adaptor subunit; this encodes MKLDTSNPVDSSALPLEQKQRKKYNWLLWLLLLGLLGGIGYGVYYRVAVVPRQEARQKILTQSVERRNLAIAVSANGTVKPERSINVSPKNSGVLKTLLVKEGDSVKKGQILAYMDDSNLRGSLVQAQGQLAQAEANLQKAQAGNRPQDIAQAQAQLDEAEANLQKVEAGNRPQDIAQAQARLRSAQANLVQAEDDLKRNQQLYNSGAISLQTVIQKRSTRDSAQAQVNEAQQALALQQAGSRSEDIQQARATVKQREEALALLKAGNRPEDIEVARAQVISARGSLQNIQAQINDTIIRAPFDGVVTQKFSDPGAFVTPTTSGSAVSSATSSSILALASVNEVVANLSESNIAKIRLGQPVTIKADAYPGKFFEGKVSQIAAQATVEQNVTSFQVKASLSDPENLLRSGMNVDTEFQVGELENALVVPTASVVRRERATGVYVLGANEQPIFTRIETGVTVNNFTEVKSGLTGDEKVLLSFPPGSRPQSTPRGGVFPGVGGGGGRSSGGGGRSGQ
- a CDS encoding TolC family protein, with the protein product MLSSVHSTWFVVAIALLISAVPKSVDAQTSPQTTPQIPAENLNPSANPLQFPTKPEEVQIQKTVPLSLTQALELARRNNRNLQVTILELERSRAALRESQASLFPSLDINGNVTNSGNGFSSNSSQPSTSFNGTAQLNYDLYTSGNRQAVIKEAEEQLRIDELDVENQSREIELNVKTQYYNLQQADEQVRINQSAVANAQASLQDAQARERAGVGTRFDVLQAQVNLANAQQDLTNSLSDQQIARRQLGTLLSLPQSVDITAADAVALVGLWQPTLEQSIVEAFQNRPELRQQIAQRNISEQQRRQAIAQVRPQVSLVTSYNLLDRFNDTASVTDGYSIGLQASMNLFDGGAAKARAAQAKTNIAIAETQFANQRDQIRFNVEQYYTQLRSNLDNVQTSAVGLEQAREALNIARIRYQAGVGTQTEVIEAENDLTRAEGNRVTAILNYNRALANLQRAVSARASR
- a CDS encoding rhodanese-like domain-containing protein produces the protein MCFYLWVGVGFSPTLAANLTQAESISQPPNLESGVDRFLTSIPAGYYTIASVEELKSLLKKSQPMLIDVRETSEYQSGHIPNAINIPLRTLSQNLNQIPRDRPVVLYCSSGYRSAMGVMTLHLLGYENVRGFPPSFVGWKNAKEAIAQSELVMF
- a CDS encoding pentapeptide repeat-containing protein; the encoded protein is MDANEVLRRYANGERNFREADWRGISLTNANLSGIDLSGAHLSNADLSGADLSNANLNWAGLKGANFSRANLRGAKMPDGRQHNDLLESANYFSS
- a CDS encoding MBL fold metallo-hydrolase, which produces MLFRQLFDVETSTYTYLIADLVTKTGILVDPVLEQVERDRQLLQELGITLKYCLETHIHADHITGTAKLREITGCLGIVPENAQAGCADRFMKDGEVIELGSVKVEAIATLGHTDSHNAYLVNGTHLLTGDSLFIRGCGRTDFQSGNAGMMYDAVTQKLFTLPDETLVYPGHDYRGHTVSTIGEEKQLNPRFAGRNREEFIQLMANLNLPNPKKIMEAVPANQRCGNVAA
- a CDS encoding orange carotenoid-binding protein yields the protein MSFTIESARSIFPDTPVANVVPATVESCNQLSAEDQLALLWFAYTEMGVTITPAAMGAANMVFAEKTLTQIKQMSADKQTQMMCDLVNHTDTPICRTYSSFGTNIKLGFWYELGEWMKLGIVAPIPEGYKLSPQASDVLEAIRQLEGGQQLTVLQNIVVNMGYNSKVSEQNVKQPVVPPQDIAPRAKVSIEGIDNLTVLSYMENMNAFDFQGAVALFTEDGALQPPFQEPIVGQKNILAYMREECYGLKLIPERGVTESAAGEFTQTKVMGKVQTPWFSDSIGINLAWRFLLNPQGKIFFVAIDVLASPQELMELGLIR